The Gossypium arboreum isolate Shixiya-1 chromosome 4, ASM2569848v2, whole genome shotgun sequence DNA segment TGTTGATGTCAGTATCTGAGAGTAACTCTGAGAAGACAAGTTTGGAGTGAACTGCCATGATAGCTGGGTGAAGAATGTGTATGCAAAGAGTGGATGACCTTATGCATGTGGGAAGGGCTATAAATAATGTCAGGTATTTGGAGCTCTTTGATTGACTTTGTTGGTGAATAGTGATATCCAATATAAATGTCATATACGCTACCTTTGATTTTTACCGCctaacataaaatttttatatatcaaTTTAGTGGTCAATTTTAATTTGCTTGTCCGcttacatttttaaatttttgccGATAACTCCAGAATGCTAGTCATCCCTCAGCATTATCTCGCTAGTCATCGCTCAGCATCATCTCTACTTTTGGATGAAATTCAAAATGAGAaggtaaaaaattaataaatttcaaattagatatgtttatattatgatttaacCTTTAAATTATATTTGTTTTTTCACTACAGaattttttatgttaatatttaaattattattttgctcTAGTTTaccccaaaataaaaattactaataacaacatgacatgtttcacattttaattggaagaaaataatttttagttaacataattaaattaaaaataataatttaagtaaGAGTCAACAATTATCCCATTTTTATTATAATGTGTTTATCGATATTTGTTTcacaaacttcataaaatttatgtcttaatctatttaaaaaattcagaaaattattttaaagtagTCAAAATTAActtgtaattttataataataaaaatgtaatttcatcattttaataatttatatatttataattttaaaatatttaatcaatcttttatcattttaaaaatatcaaaatataattttatttttattaatttaaatttttaaaaatttaaaaatatttaaataaaaatctcCATTCCACCGGCGGTATTAATAAAATTCAACTTTAGAAAGGTTTTCGTGTACATGAGGGAGCTGTCATTTTCAGAGGTACGTAGGCCGACTTGCCCATGTTCACAGCCAACTTCAACTTCAACTTcaacttattttttatttttgattcaaCCAAAAGATTCCACaatctcatacacacataaatacCATAATCGCAAATTACACTGTATTATATCTTGGTCTTTCACTGCTTTcaaaaggaaaattttaaaattaaattttattaaatattttaatgcataaaatttaagttttttaataaatatttaactaatttataaaaataatttttgtatttataattttctttcttctttacttgaaaagaataaattaaattaaaaacctaTCACACATGCATGCTTGTAAAACTGCAAATTTAAAACACAAATGTGCGTTTaacaataacatataataattaataaaatataatatttgaaattaataataacaaCACATATATAATATGTACGggattaaaatacaaaattgttTAACTTGTgagtaaaagaaaattgaaaCAAAGAAATATATCATATTAAGAATACTAAATACGCTTCAAATGTTTATCATATTATTGTCATTTTTCTATAGTACATCAAAAAGAGATCAAGTTAGTGAAAAGAAAATTCTAtattaaaattctatttttttaaaattaaatatcgaTTTGATTTGTGACATGAacgttgtcgaaaccatttttattttgaaaaacggaggtcgactttaaaacgaaaatggagtcgccaccaatcctttttgtttaggtgtgatcgggtcatcTTGTGatcaatcattttaataaaacatttcggtttattaaaacaacatttttagtctacgaaaaactagaaaacggattcgggagtcagttacacgcgaggaaggattagtattctcgcaacgcccaaaattggtaccgtattgatcaattaacgtcctaatgttgaaaatttgaaaaagattttaaaatacaattcctttAAAACATTTGGATAATTAGAATTGGATATTAAGATTCTTTCGCttagaaggaataaaatatcatatccaacACGATAGGACACAACGTTTCAAACCCTTGATACAAGATCATCTTATAATTTCTAAAACACAtgcatttgaaaatttaaaaggaTAGTTGGCTATCTGGTTAAACGGTaagtcgaaacccagcacgattggacacgatttctcgaatttccaaacacaaaatattgcctcattttagtttaagaaaacatggacgaaattttaaaaggatattcagttATTCGGTTGaacgaaaaatcaaaacccaacaCGGTAGGGCGCgaattctcgaatttccaaacatgaaatattttcttattttgaGAGGTTTTTTAAAATGAGGATGATTATAAAAGCGATCTAAAGTATatagaataattttaaaaaaatagtatccattcaagataaaataatatataaaactctttaagaataatatataaacaattcaaaatatataatgtgtaaaaaatttgaaatatataatatatgaaaatattaaagtaaataatgtataaaaatttgaaatgagcgttatataaaaagttaaaatagataataacaaaaaaatagataaataaatagaatgttaataacaagagtaaaaaacatatataagaaaaataataatgaaaataatattagtatataaatagaaatagaaatagaaatataataaatagaaatataataatagtagaaatataaatagataaataaaattagataaataataatagtattagaataaaaaataaatataaatagaaacataaaaataatatcaataatatattaaattagttaatttgataataaaatagcgaaaataaaaaaggattaaatcgataAAGCAAAATTCTGgggcaaaattagaaataaataaaaggaaatggaCCACTTTGAACGtgcgaataacaaggagggaccaaaagggaCATAATCCCAACCCTCCAGAACACATAGCTTCAAGGAAGACCAATATGTAGTCAAAAAAAATTTTAGGGCCAAAATTAAGATAAtgaaaacttaattgcaaaacaaataaaaaaaacagAAAGGCTAAAAGCAATCGGACGAATttagaaaaaacaaagaaattgaaatgaaatggacaaaattctcacgtaattgaaagagaaaagaaaataattcaattccaatggAAATTAATAGGAAAATAGAGGAATAATCcaattccaaattgaagtagGAATACCAAAAGTCCTCTAAAAGTAATTGGTTCCCTTTCAAAGAACAAAATACCACTATTTATATACACGGGGTTTACTAAAATAacctaaataatttaataataaaataaaataaaaatcatatcttcttatttttagccttttaccaagtcaacaaattttaataactccttggctttctccatctttttgatttggccacaatttaatgattgtctttcaattaggtcctttttgactTATTTTCGACCAATTGTATCATTTGGCTTCGGTTATTTTCTTTTTGGGGGGCCCAGGCCAAAATTAACCAATTACAAACGTAATCAATAAAATTTAGTGAAAGcagttattttatattaaaaattaattttttcaaaatttacttaaaaattattattagtatagcggtaaataatttatttatatcttcatttgattcaatttctagacatataatttttaattttttacttaaaAACTACATAAAAGATTAAAAAGTTTATATCATGAAAAGAGataaactttttattttaattttaaaaatatttatttattttttatcatgTTGTATTGGGAGTCATATCATGTGGTTTATCTCTCTCTGAAAATAGTAATTTCCTGTGGTGTAAAAGAAAGTGTGCCAAAATGGCGCCGTCTGTGCCACGTGGTTAAAAGCCAAGCTCTCTGCCGGCTGAGCTAAGACGGTTATTCCGTAGCTCTTTTTAAATTTAGTAATAATTTCAAAACAATTGTTGAATGGTTACCATATCGTAGTCATAGACTTGCAGTCTGGTCTCTTGTGACTtgtagttgatatatatatatactctctTCTATATCacatatttgtttaattttttttgaaaattgataAGTAAGAATAATGGTTAATGATTCATCGCTGTCATTACCAgtctaattaatgcaaaacatgTTATTTGTATTTCCCCTTCGATGTAAAATACACACAACATTGACTTTGATGATTACATACATTAACATACATACAAAataatgaagaagaaagaaaaaaaaagggtgagtttCACTTTTCAAGTTCAACCTCACTCTTGATCTTCAAGTTCCTGTTTCGAACCCCTGATCTGTCTCCAAAAGAAGCCTAAGCTGCTACCCATTGTATTCATAATCACTGCCGACATGGCAGGCGGTAACGCTACAACTGGAGAACTGAAATGAGTTGTTGCCAGCACCACTCCTAATGAACAATTTTGCATGCCAACCTGAGTGGGAGATTTCATCAAACACATGTCATGCAATGTACGAAAAGGTCATAAAGGATTTGGTATAAAGCTCGGAGATGCGTACCTCGATTGATATTGCTCGCCGCTCTGCTTCTCGGAATCTACAAATGGTTGCTGATATGTACCTGCAAATGGTGAAGTCGAGTCGTTCCTTAGTTTCGTTGGAAGTTTGTACCGAGTGTAATAAAGACGAGGAGCAAGTTAGTGATTCTCACCCTACAAAGAAACCGGTAAAATGTAGCAACATCACGGAAAGTATTACGGCACCGAGGTCTCCGGATAATAATGATTGGAGGCGTGAGACTAAAGAGGCATCGGAAGCCAATGATGCATAAACTATTGAGGACTTACAACGGACGACATTTCCCGAGAAAACGCTGGCAAGGAATCCCAGAAACCGAAAGTAAAGAGGGAATCAATGGAAGGTAAAAACTAAAACCAGTGAGTATacaatttataaattttgatgACCGAATAACCTGCATGCAACTAGCGATGAAAGTAAAACGGCAAATAAAGGAGCAAATGGTGTAATCATTTTCACCACCAAAGGAAATGTGCTTTGTAGGTAAGAACCGAGCAAAACCGGAGCCACGACCACCTGGAACAAAGCATCATCAAATGATAAATAATATGGCAATGGCATACATCTCTACATGTCGAAGATCGCATGAGGCAGAGCCACATCGACCTAGACAAAACATGATCAAATGATAAACATATGGCAATGGCATACGTGTCAACATGTCGAAGCTCGTATGAAGCAAAGCATAGAATTGGCTAAACCTGC contains these protein-coding regions:
- the LOC108465508 gene encoding probable sodium/metabolite cotransporter BASS2, chloroplastic yields the protein MTVCTTLGAVILTPLLTVILAGTYVPVDAIGLSISTLQVVVAPVLLGSYLQSTFPLVVKMITPFAPLFAVLLSSLVACSVFSGNVVRCKSSIVYASLASDASLVSRLQSLLSGDLGAVILSVMLLHFTGFFVGYISATICRFREAERRAISIEVGMQNCSLGVVLATTHFSSPVVALPPAMSAVIMNTMGSSLGFFWRQIRGSKQELEDQE